The genomic segment actatatatataaacatatattgtaTTACTTGACGTTGATATATTgtattactatatatataaacatatattgtaTTACTTGACGTTGAGTagataaatcaatttaaaatttgtCAATCCAATTATGTCAAAGAATTCGAAatatattatctcaaattcatcaattcaaacacaatataagagtctcaacttcttctttttttataaaagaaacACTATCTGTtagtaaaaaatattaattctaGTTTTGAGCTAGTTTCACTGAACTAATCTCGTATTCCTAGGCTTCGTTTGGTACGTGTGATGAgataagtaaatgattaataattagagtgattaaaaaatgagatatatggattaatatggtgggataaataacatgatgtttggtatgattttaaaatgatggattaattttgtaaattttattgcaatgaccaaaatgccccaagtgttaattaaatatatattcttaaaataattggataaataattaaatatttataattataatttacatttattaaaagtaatttaaatatattcattagaaataaatttgtaaatatgcatttactttaataattaaaatagcaataatattttgaatgttaatgttaaataaagtttagtaataattacaaaattataatttttaaaataattataaatattcttaaaataattttatagataattaaataattataatttacatttattaaaattaatttaaatatatttattagaaatatattttaaaatattacgatattcattaaacaaaataaattagaatttaataaatatttattttcataaaagaattaattaacaagattaaaaatttataaaaattaaatttaagatagatttgcattacaatttattttccttaaaatgattgaaaataataaaaatataagaaattaatttataaaaaatataataaaaatgtaaatattatattaattattaaattttcactAATTTTAATTTGCATATTATATTGAAGAAGACAATTCAAGGGTATTATGgtcaatatataattttatcattATCACTAATCAAGAATTATACATTATCACAACTTTGAGTAGGGATATTTAATCAcacaaataacataaataatgaaagctttcaatcataatcaAGGGCCTGCaggttaaataaaaaatgaaccaAACGCGAGATAAgagatattatttaataatcattcTCTTATCATAGCTACCAAATATAGCTCTAATGTTTCGAGAATTTATAGGACTAATAAATCacttttaaactcttaaatttaaatttaaaattgaatttGGATCGATGGTTTGTAGCTAAAGCGTTCGTACCATTGATTTACTTGACAAAATTCACCTGACAATGTAGTTCAGATATCGATCAGAGTAAAACCTCTATAAACTAATAATGCCGAGcccatgaaattttattagtTTAGAAAGATAATAATTAAACGATAcactaataatttattattttaaagagTTAGTTTTTGATTCAACGaacataaatttaattatatttgtttttttaataattaaatagtaTTCGTTAATTGATTAAccaaataaaattcaataaaattcaCTTTATATAGATAAACAACAATataatataaacaatataattgaatttcaagaaaaacaaaaaacagtataatcatattttaataaattgtcCTAGCTTTATATAAAAAagtttcaaaaaattattttcttattaACAATTTATAGACTTTGAAAATTCTCAAATATAAAAAGTTTTGAATTTCTCATCTTATACTTGGGTCTTTTGTGAGTCAATATCACATATTTATATTTGTGATACAGGCGACTCAATCCATatctataataaaaataaatatttttggaaataaaagtaatattttttcattaattgaGTCGAATAATTAAGAAACATGTCTCGTACaattgaaaatttatattattctATCAGTACCGTGATTTCATCTTATACTTAGGTCTTTACTGCAGATAGTTTTCACAAATTCATGGGACAATGGAAGTCCCTGTGGGAGGGGTGATTGTACTGCTCTGACGTTCCATGAATACACGATTTCTTGATACGTGAACGCAATGTCGTCGAATCCGATCCATTGAGTgaaaatatattcaaattttaatttaatgccTCAGTCTGCTGAGCACGCCTTACAGAATATGCATGTACTTGTCATTGACTGTAACACAGGAACAGCTGACGGATTCAAGAACCCCTCAATCGGGATAAACTCATGATGTTATACCGAAGTTCGGTAGCATCTCGGATATACTTCTCCTTTCAGATCTACCTCCTGCTTGTGGAAAAATAGAGGATAAACACAATtcttaaaagaaaaagaaagcaAACAAAACGATTTTAGATGGTAAATCAGACTTACTGATGTGGTCTTCTTCTCGACTGAATACTGACATCCGGTATTTCTGTAAAAATTATAAGATGCATTGAgggacaaaatattaaaaaagaaCATAGAATTAGATCTGTATGGATCCCCCTACGTTAAATTGGACAAAAATCAACAAGATTCTATGGACTTAGAAGcgaaaattaaaaaatgagTTCTCTTGTTGATATAAATAATGCTAAAATTCAGTTagcaaataataatataataaataatataaatacacaagaaagaatatattaaataaaaaacaagtcaataaaaatttgaaataattatataaataataatcatCTAGCTATTTTTGGAGgagaaaatatatatcaaatttgtataatcCAATTTTCATATCATTTAATTTCTTTGTCAATCAACAACATAGCTAGCTTTTTTTTGTCTATTTTGTGACATTATTAATCGAAGACAAGTGTTTATTAACTTCAACTTTGATAAACTCCTTTTTCCTTCTCCAACTGTCACTAGGATGGTTAACAAAATCTTATAGACAATATAAATATTTGAGAATAAATCATTCAGTTTTGCCAAATACCGGGGAATCTTAAAAATTGTTGAAGTTCTATACAATACTTCATCAAACTAGTTAAAAACTAACTCGTTAACTTATCCAAACTCAACAAATGTCTCAAAGTCTcttgatattatttaaattgttcaaACCGAACTTGAAGAAAATATCGAGTTTGATcaattataaacaaaaaatattcaaattacTCTTCGTTTTATTTAGTATTGagcaaaaaaatttatttcagcaGGTCatcaaatcaaaatatataGGTTGGACCCCTCAAGAATTGGGCCCTAAGGCGGTGGCCTCCATGGCCTCATAAAAGGTCCGACCCTCGGAAAAGAATCTGTAAGTGACTCTTGACATGAAAGATGGTCATTCCAGGAACTGCCATAGCCCTCAAAATACCTTTTTGGTGTAGCCCCAGCGACCAAAGAATATAAAACATGATCTGATCTGAGCTAAAATACAGAGAATGAAATATAACGATGCATATACTTCGAAGTTTAATATAACTTCTGATCATGATATGAATAAATTTTACTTGCTATCGATTGACCGCCTTTTCGAACATATCATGTAATTCCTCGGTCCATTTCAACCTCTCCTTACTGTTgtaggaatttttttttctgtttttaaGATAAACATGGGCTAAAGAaggtgattttttttatcacaaTTAAAGTTGTCAATATGAATTTtgtgaattaattgaaacataaaattttcaaaaatgtactTTCCGCAATGCGTGATTACGCCTTGTGACTACTCTTCAGCTGTCGGCACAAGTGAGTCTGAATTTCGAAAACTGTAAAGATAGTATCAGATTTTAGACCCATAATTATAGTATTTGAtttgtgaaaaataattgaAGCGATATTTTTATTATTGGGATATGATTTTGTGTACATTATGTTTTCTTTAATTTAGTGGGCTTCTTTCTTTGACCCAAGAACCATAACTCACGTGAAGAAGGCATGAGTCGCGAGAAAGACAAAAAAAGAAAGGGATTTCTTCCACCATCATCACACGTGAAGAGCAAGAGCAAAGCGTGAGATTTTCTCCAAGTTTGCTCCAacaattctagtactttttttctttatttgtttttatggaGATTGTAAATCGAGTCATGTTTGGCTAAGATCTTTTTTCTGATTCAAGGAAAAACTCCATTATTTCAATTTTACTATTGTGAGGTTTTGTGCTTAATTTAATATTCTTGTTTGCTTCAaatatttgttgatttatatttaatttcatgaaattggtATATCGACTAATCAGACAAATTAATTTGATGTATGGATTTTTTCTGCTAACCATGAATTTATTGATCCATAATTGTAATGAACGATTGGAACGTGAGTAGCAATAGATTATATGTGTTGTGCTACAATAACATATTTAGtctaaataaatcaacgaaactagATCTATCAATtgtaactatctcgattgttagattttgaggattaactgttttcacaaaaTGAAAatgttataattaattaatatggaacatCATCATGCCCAGTTAATTATTAATAAGTTTTGACTAGATTTTGGGTTTagtaaattaaattaggaaaaCACGAATATTTTAGCGATTATCCATATAACTCTAATGTTAATTGCTTGAAAATGCATGAATAAATCAAATGTTAATCGATGAACAGTGATACAATCGGATATTAGAACTTCTTTGAATCAAAATCCGCTCGTATTGAATTCTTCATTTTATTCTATTTAAATTCATTGTCCTTCCATACTTGTTAATCTcatttttactattttatttaattagtatttattcaataaaatcccccttttatttatttttattatttattatcgaAAAAAATAAATACTCGTTTTCTGTAGATTCAACCCTACTCACCATTGCAATGGATATATTTTAAAGTAGGAAGTTGAAATTTGAAAGCTCAACGAGCACGCTACATAAGAGTAtgaaaattctcaaattcaaaATCTTTTCTCTTGTTTATATAACCTTGAGGAGAAACCTAAAAATACAACAGGAACAAGTTCCAATCATCAACAGCTCAGTTTGGCTATTTGCTGCTTTCCCACTTGAAAAGTTTCCTAAAAATCGACAATAACAAGACAAAGAAAGGATCCTGTAATGGTCAAGACACATAAAGGAGAACTTTTCATCCTCGTCGTGCCATGCCATTCAAAATTCTATTTCCAGCAGAAATATCACTTGATTTATAATAGAAATGAAGAGAATACAAGATATAAAAATCAACCCATTAACTTTAAGAAATTATGCCATTTAAACAAATAATATAATCGTATCTCAATAAATCAAAGATTCCTAAATCTAGGTATAACATTGAAGTGAAGGAATATGAAAGACTTTATCCCCTTTATAACCAACTGTTGTTAACATCACAAAGATATCCACCAGAGATATTTCAAAATGGTAATATAACTATACTGCTGTGTCAATCATCAAATAAACACTGTTGATTCTCAGTAGATGCAGCAATTGCTACTGCCTGCCCCGTTTCATGCAGGATGGGCATTTATATTGCTTTATGCTCTCGGCTTTAGCAGGTGTTATCTTCACACACTTCCCATGGAACCACCGCTCACAGATGTCACAGCCAATCCAGAACTCGTCAGCATTGTAATTTCCACCACAGCTTCCACATAGAGTTTCACTGTGTTCATCATCTTCCTCTTCTTCCTCGTAGCTTTCTTCAGCCAGTTTAGGGTTGCTTTTAACCTGTCCATCAATGGATCtctgaaaacaaaagaaaattggTTTGGGTTGAGATGCAAAGGATGAGCCTCATGCCTTGTGGCTTTAAATAAATCACGGCCAGGCCACAAAGGAGGAAAGTCGAAGAACAAAAAGATTCAACagtaataaaattaaatgtgtGGTCGGTTCTATTTCTACCTTTGTGCTGCCACGAGATTTGCTTCCACTATCTGCATTGGGCTTGTCTTTCACAGGCTTCCTTTCAGTTACAACTTCGAAGACTGTCGGTAGATCATTGATCAAGCTGAACAGGCGCTTCCTGCAAGTACCAAGAATGCATTAGGTACAACTAAAAACACTTCTTGAGTCTATGCTACACATACCCAACCGACGCTCCCTCTGCAAAAATACACATATCACCTAGAAAAACAAACAAGTTGTAACAACAATATCTATCAATAGAAAGATGATATATACCTTTCATTGCGGTTCAGCCTGGCTCCAAGATAGAAAGCCACTGAGAGTAACCAACAATCACTGTGCACAGCAATTAATGAAAGCCAATCTCTTCGATTCATTCCATCCCTAGCGAAATTGATTCCAAGTGCTGGCTCTGGCAGTTCAGGAGGAACTTCCTCAGCTGGAAGATTCACTTCCCATGTTTCATTAGGGTGCCCATATAGACACAGATTTTCCTTCTCTACATCAAAGTAAAATGAGACATGAAAAACTACAGAAAAGAAATTACAAGTTAAATGTTACATCTAAAAAAAGTATCCAATATATTGATGTAAGAAATACCATATGCCTATTACAGTTATGATGCCCACTCAACTCTGTTCTTGAGGTAATATCATAATAGCAACGGGTATCACAAAATATTacataaaaattccacaacTCCAAAGATCCTTACAACACTATACAACCCAGTAGAGTATATAATCGATAGGAATTGAATTAGGATTCCCAAAAGAATGTATCTAGAACAGCTAGGAAACTAACAGTGAGTTAATAACAAGACATTATTAACTAACCGATTTGAATGTGGTAGGAATCAAGAAAGGTAAAGCCATAGTTTTTCAACCAACAACAGAAACACAGATACAATGAAAGCTGCTGCAACATCAAAATCTACATTATTACCATAAATAAATGCAGAAATATTTCTCAATAACAGTTAGAGAAAAACCAAAGGCCAAACATGCACACTTTTTCTTCTTAAATTCCAAATTACAATCATCTAAAAACCAAAAAATGAGGACGACGACCCACCAACAAAAAAATAGCAACAATGTAAAGATATGATTCGATGAAACAATCAGAAACCAAGTCAAAAAGAGGCGAAACTTACACATAAATTATACAAAGACCAAACTTTAAATTCAAAAGCTAAATAAACAAAATCTGAACTGAAAGTAATTTACCTGGATCACAAATCCCGTAAAATTCATCCACATCTGAGAAaccaaaaacaaacaaaaaagaaTTTCGAAATGAACAAATTGAAAATGCGTATAACTTTTTGTCTGTATTTAGACATATTTTTTAGCTTAAAATACCATATATTAACGCACGAAGAATTCCAGCACGACGAGCGCTGTAATCTTTGAAGATCTCCTCTACAGTTCGGGCACTCGAAGGAACTGATGCCATTTGCTGTAGGTATACACAAGATCTGAAATTTAATCGACCAAATGCTTACGATTTTGCTTATAAGAATGGAAAGAAAGTGAATTGCAGAGAAAGGGGATGGTGGTGAGAGGACAACAGCCGTTAGTGTGCCCGTAACGAGAGAATAAAACGCAACGGAGGAGAACGACGTCGTTTCCTTGCCCTTTCAACGGCGTCGTTTTGCGTCTGTCCCTTCGCTACTTTTCTCTCTTCCACTCCTTTAAGCTtcatattatttttcttattttttaccCTTTTTAAAAGTATTTGCAATTTTTCAAGTTATTAGCTTTTCAAATAAAACCATAACGTTCTAGTGTACATTTGCAACATTGAGGACTTACGcgtatattattttatatttaatttataacttTCAAAAATCAACTTGAATGTAACCAAATACTTAGTAATAAAAAGATATGGACGTTCTTTAGGTATAAATGAAATTACAAAGAGTAAATCGTGAAAAGTACGTCTAAATTGATGAAATAGATAAACGTTTGATATCATGAACTGGTATAAAAAATTGATAGCATAACACTTTTATGTGTGAAGCAATATCAATAGGTCAAAAGCACACaatgacattaaaaaaaaagaaagaaaaagaatgaaCCATAGATCACTGCCTTCCGTCACCAaaccttttatttttcttcaatacATGTTATCCAAATTCATACATTTACGGTCATTCCTCTGGCACCATTTAAATGCCCAACTCCCACCATTTCCACCGCATGACTTGGGTTATCCCTGCCTTGTATGGCTGGATCGTATTTCTCCCCACCGCCCCACTGGGCATATGATTCCTCGACATGTACCGCATTGTCTCCCGACGCGAGTTCATCGTCCCGCATTCTCAAACGTataaataatttgattgataggAGGATAATTGTTGTGGCCATGAAATTCCAGCCAATAATAAACAACGCTGCAACTATTTGCTTGAGTAATAGTACTCCGCCTCCATGGTAGAACGCACCCTTCGTGTCTTTGACCGGCAACAGCATGTTGCAGAGGGTGGGTTCTGCCAGAAGCCCGGTTAAAGCGCCGCCCAAAATTCCGGCCACCGCGTGTGTGTAGAACACCGCCAGTGTATCATCCACCTGGAACATTGTTTGATATCTTAACAATCATATTAACGATCGATtaccttttttgtttttttgttaaataaattaaacatgagAAATTCAAATTTCGATCATGAtggttaaaataattttaggctatatttattatatgttgaGAATTCTTGTTCATCCAATTAGCTATGTAGACGACTTCTGCTGTGGACATGGACTACTTAAAAAGAATTTTGGGTTCTTGTGAAGTCTTTATTAAGGTAAAGTAGAGGGAATGGTACCTTTTGTAGCAAAGTTGACTTTTTGTGAAGAATTATCATTGAGAACCATGGGATGCTTCCAGAAAGCATACCATAAACTATAGCCGCCCATGATTGCACCACGCCTATGctttccatatatatatatatatatgtattaaagATCCCGATAGTAATTAACaaacttgattttttaaataaattatatgctGAAGTGAGTATACCTGCACCGGGAGTAATGCAAGCTAAACCAGTAATCATCCCCTGAACAGCGCCTATAACTGAAGGCTTCCCAAAGTAATAAACATCGAGTGACGTCCAAACAAGAAGGCTAGTTGCTGCTGAAATATTCGTATTCAGCACTGCCACTGAAGAAACTAAATTTGCAGCGTATGGCGCCCCGCCGTTGAACCCAGACCACCCCATCCACAGCAACCCCGCTCCTGCAAGCATCAACAGTATATTGTTTGGCGCATATCTGTCCCTCTCTAATTGTAACCGCGGCCCGACCTGTCTCGGATAAAAAAATAAGATAATTGAAAGTTGTTTATACCtgaaaaattaaattgaaattgCATTATTGATTTTAGAGTAGAGGtaatcatatatttcatgatacatttctgtgaaatatatatttttttatttgatcaatgatatttttattttatgccAAATTTTATCTTAATACCAATACGTGGCATGGAAATTTACTACTAGATGACAATCACGAAAAACATCACTATGTCTATGGAAAGGTTTTCAGGACGGAAAAACAAGAAATTGCATATCCATGAACGATTAAGTCAAATAGataaaatcttccaaaaatggaaGGCATTTTTTGGTTCAAATTTTACTTATTTTTAGTAACTTTAATAATATATGATAAGTGGCTATACGAGCTTTTAAGTAAAGAAATTGTACCCAATAAGCAGCCGTGAAACCAGAAATCCCCGAAGCAAGATGAACGACGTAG from the Primulina tabacum isolate GXHZ01 chromosome 16, ASM2559414v2, whole genome shotgun sequence genome contains:
- the LOC142529835 gene encoding PHD finger protein ALFIN-LIKE 2-like, encoding MASVPSSARTVEEIFKDYSARRAGILRALIYDVDEFYGICDPEKENLCLYGHPNETWEVNLPAEEVPPELPEPALGINFARDGMNRRDWLSLIAVHSDCWLLSVAFYLGARLNRNERKRLFSLINDLPTVFEVVTERKPVKDKPNADSGSKSRGSTKRSIDGQVKSNPKLAEESYEEEEEDDEHSETLCGSCGGNYNADEFWIGCDICERWFHGKCVKITPAKAESIKQYKCPSCMKRGRQ
- the LOC142529241 gene encoding ammonium transporter 2-like, which produces MANNLTLAYEERLPAVPDWLNKGDNAWQLTAATLVCLQSMPGLVILYASIVKKKWAVNSAFMALYAFAAVLICWVLFCYRLAFGDKLFPFWGKAGLALDQGYLTRRASVPESTHLYSNGTIETEMTQPFFPMASLVYFQFSFAAITTILVAGSVLGRMNIKAWMAFVPLWLTFCYTVGAYSIWGGGFLYHWGVIDYSGGYVVHLASGISGFTAAYWVGPRLQLERDRYAPNNILLMLAGAGLLWMGWSGFNGGAPYAANLVSSVAVLNTNISAATSLLVWTSLDVYYFGKPSVIGAVQGMITGLACITPGAGVVQSWAAIVYGMLSGSIPWFSMIILHKKSTLLQKVDDTLAVFYTHAVAGILGGALTGLLAEPTLCNMLLPVKDTKGAFYHGGGVLLLKQIVAALFIIGWNFMATTIILLSIKLFIRLRMRDDELASGDNAVHVEESYAQWGGGEKYDPAIQGRDNPSHAVEMVGVGHLNGARGMTVNV